The Tamandua tetradactyla isolate mTamTet1 chromosome 5, mTamTet1.pri, whole genome shotgun sequence genome window below encodes:
- the C5H12orf76 gene encoding uncharacterized protein C12orf76 homolog has product MTLPVWRCLWFGLCGLLVEQAEAPSPVEPLERSRPYAVLRGQNLVLMGTIFSILLVTMILMAFCVYKPIRRR; this is encoded by the exons ATGACGCTTCCCGTGTGGCGGTGTCTTTGGTTCGGCCTGTGCGGCCTCCTAGTGGAACAGGCGGAGGCCCCGAGCCCGGTGGAGCCGCTGGAGCGGAGCCGGCCGTATGCGGTGCTACGCGGGCAGAACCTGG TGTTAATGGGAACCATTTTCAGCATCCTGCTGGTGACCATGATCCTTATGGCATTTTGCGTCTACAAGCCCATTCGGCGTCGGTGA